One window of the Pseudomonas lurida genome contains the following:
- a CDS encoding YgdI/YgdR family lipoprotein, with the protein MNMKNLGLPLVVLTFLVVAGCTTQTVVTLQNGTQYLTKDTPKTKTADGFYEFTDIAGKRVRVKADDVATVRKED; encoded by the coding sequence ATGAACATGAAGAATTTGGGTCTGCCACTGGTTGTACTCACTTTTCTGGTAGTGGCCGGTTGCACGACGCAAACCGTAGTGACACTGCAAAACGGCACACAATATTTGACCAAGGACACCCCAAAAACCAAGACCGCCGACGGTTTCTATGAATTCACCGACATCGCCGGCAAGCGTGTACGGGTCAAGGCTGACGACGTCGCCACCGTACGCAAGGAAGACTAA
- a CDS encoding ATP-dependent DNA helicase — MSYSVAVRALCEFTAKVGDLDLRFTPSPSAQEGIVGHRTVASRRSQHYQNEVALEGEYQQLKVRGRADGYDPDANRLEEVKTYRGDLDAQPTNHRQLHWAQVKVYGWLMCQKLGLPEIDLALVYFDIVGEGETVLNQRFQATELEPFFNQQCALFLGWAQQEMAHREARNSAAQSLVFPHIGFRAGQRSLAESVYKAVSTGRCLMAQAPTGIGKTIGTIFPLLKALAPQQLDKLFFLTAKTPGRKLALDAAQVLYASSPHLPLRVLELVARDKACEHLDKACHGDSCPLAKGFYDRLPAARIAASKVRLLDQRNLREVALAHDVCPYYLSQEMARWADLVVADYNYYFDFGAMLFGLAQLNQWRAAVLVDEAHNLVERARSMYSASLDQYHLKTLRDTAPEPLKKPLQRLNREWNALHKDQLAPYQAYAVRPEKLLLALSMCASSMGEYFNDHPDALSGDLQTFYFDVLQFAKVAELFNEHFIFDISKRQLSGKRSSSTLCLRNVVPAEFLRPRLTAARSSVLFSATLSPRHYYADLLGLPADTAWVDVESPFKAEQLQVRIVAEISTRFVHRHASLAPIVELIARQYTQQPGNYLAFFSSFDYLQQVAQLLAERHPHITLWQQSRGMAEAERQAFLDQFTEHSQGIGFAVLGGAFGEGIDLPGARLIGAFIATLGLPQLNPVNEQMKLRMGAIFGAGYDYTYLYPGLQKVVQAAGRVIRSQQDRGVVVLIDDRFGEARVRQLLPRWWAVA, encoded by the coding sequence TTGAGCTACAGCGTTGCCGTGCGTGCACTGTGTGAGTTCACGGCCAAGGTCGGTGACCTGGACCTGCGCTTCACGCCGTCGCCCAGCGCCCAGGAAGGCATTGTCGGCCACCGCACCGTCGCCTCGCGGCGCAGCCAGCACTACCAGAATGAAGTGGCACTCGAAGGTGAGTACCAGCAACTCAAGGTGCGGGGCAGGGCAGACGGCTACGACCCGGACGCCAACCGCCTGGAAGAAGTGAAAACCTATCGCGGCGACCTTGATGCGCAGCCCACCAACCACCGGCAATTGCATTGGGCCCAGGTCAAAGTCTATGGCTGGTTGATGTGCCAGAAGCTTGGCCTGCCTGAGATCGACCTGGCGCTGGTGTACTTCGATATCGTCGGCGAAGGCGAAACGGTGCTCAACCAACGCTTTCAAGCCACCGAGCTGGAACCGTTCTTCAACCAGCAATGCGCACTGTTCCTCGGTTGGGCCCAACAGGAAATGGCGCACCGTGAAGCGCGCAACAGCGCCGCGCAAAGCCTGGTGTTCCCCCATATCGGTTTCCGTGCCGGCCAGCGTTCCCTTGCCGAATCGGTGTACAAGGCCGTCAGTACTGGCCGCTGCTTGATGGCCCAGGCACCGACGGGCATCGGCAAGACCATCGGCACGATTTTCCCTTTGCTCAAGGCCCTGGCGCCCCAGCAACTGGACAAGCTGTTTTTCCTCACCGCCAAGACGCCCGGCCGCAAGCTCGCCCTGGATGCCGCCCAAGTGCTGTATGCCAGCAGTCCCCACCTGCCTCTGCGCGTGCTGGAGCTGGTGGCGCGAGACAAAGCCTGCGAACACTTGGACAAAGCCTGTCACGGCGATTCCTGCCCCTTGGCCAAGGGCTTCTACGACCGGTTGCCCGCTGCGCGTATCGCCGCGTCGAAGGTGCGCCTGCTGGACCAGCGCAACCTGCGCGAGGTGGCGCTGGCCCATGACGTCTGCCCCTATTACCTGAGCCAGGAAATGGCGCGCTGGGCCGACCTGGTGGTCGCCGACTACAACTACTATTTCGACTTTGGCGCCATGCTGTTCGGCCTGGCACAGCTCAACCAGTGGCGCGCGGCCGTGCTGGTGGACGAGGCGCACAACCTGGTCGAGCGCGCCCGCTCCATGTACAGCGCCAGCCTGGACCAGTACCACCTCAAGACCCTGCGTGACACCGCGCCCGAGCCCTTGAAGAAACCCTTGCAGCGCCTCAACCGTGAGTGGAACGCGCTGCACAAGGACCAACTTGCGCCGTACCAGGCCTATGCCGTGCGACCGGAAAAACTGCTGCTGGCCCTGAGCATGTGTGCCAGTAGCATGGGCGAGTATTTCAATGACCATCCCGACGCGCTCAGTGGCGACCTGCAAACCTTCTATTTTGACGTGCTGCAATTTGCCAAGGTCGCCGAGCTGTTCAACGAACACTTCATTTTCGACATCAGCAAGCGCCAGCTCAGCGGCAAACGCAGCAGTTCTACCCTGTGCCTGCGCAACGTGGTGCCCGCTGAGTTTCTCCGCCCACGGTTGACCGCGGCCCGCAGCAGCGTGTTGTTCTCCGCGACCCTGAGCCCGCGGCATTACTACGCCGACCTGCTGGGCTTGCCGGCTGACACGGCGTGGGTCGATGTGGAGTCGCCGTTCAAGGCCGAGCAATTGCAGGTGCGTATCGTCGCTGAAATCTCCACGCGTTTTGTCCATCGCCACGCCTCGCTGGCACCCATCGTTGAGCTGATCGCCCGCCAGTACACGCAGCAGCCTGGCAATTACCTGGCATTTTTCTCAAGCTTTGATTACCTGCAGCAGGTGGCGCAACTGCTGGCCGAGCGGCATCCGCACATCACCCTGTGGCAGCAGTCGCGTGGCATGGCCGAGGCCGAGCGCCAGGCGTTCCTCGACCAATTCACCGAACACAGCCAGGGCATCGGTTTTGCCGTGCTCGGCGGCGCCTTTGGCGAAGGCATCGACCTGCCCGGCGCCCGCTTGATCGGCGCCTTCATCGCCACGCTAGGGTTGCCCCAACTCAACCCGGTCAACGAGCAGATGAAACTGCGCATGGGCGCTATCTTCGGCGCGGGCTATGACTACACCTACCTGTACCCCGGCCTGCAGAAAGTGGTGCAGGCCGCGGGCAGGGTGATCCGCAGCCAGCAGGACCGTGGCGTGGTGGTGTTGATCGACGACCGTTTCGGCGAGGCGCGGGTACGTCAGTTGTTGCCCCGTTGGTGGGCGGTTGCATGA
- a CDS encoding VRR-NUC domain-containing protein, giving the protein MANPLEEPLYYLHNFRQVLQWLGQRYADLLDADEQHFIQQFDRLPQASQALLVRMVMRKGVHFRAGKLNYGEIGCTHAAVGPLLALGWVDDECLLAFEELFALLQKGEILAAFKPWIDQPKGKKADWLEGLSAHFTDSRCFANWCPDLADTLYSLTVMALCDRLRLMFFGNLHQDWSEFVLADLGIYTYEKVEFCAESRGLRSRDDVHGFLFLHQCQQAFEAGDALEEVLAQVATLETDNPWLEKRRAKLLFQVGQYCERTAELALAQRIYRTCAYPGARSRLIRVLERQEDYVHAMALANIAQQAPESAAEQQHLLRVVPRLRRKLGEPALPKVKPRPVTRLDLALALPEPSMSVEYCVQAHLSEPDGPVHYVENGLINSLFGLLCWDVIFAPLPGSFFHPFQRGPADLHSEDFHLRRAPLFAACFEQLQDERYKTTIRQRYAEKWGIQSPFVFWHLLSEELLEQALACLPAEHLRYWFERLLLDIRANRAGMPDLIQFWPAQKTYRMIEVKGPGDRLQDNQLRWLEFCGEYQMPVTVCYVRWAASA; this is encoded by the coding sequence ATGGCCAATCCCCTCGAAGAACCGCTCTATTACCTGCACAACTTCCGCCAGGTCCTGCAATGGCTGGGGCAACGCTATGCGGATCTGCTCGACGCGGACGAACAGCATTTCATTCAGCAATTTGACAGGTTGCCGCAAGCGTCCCAGGCGCTATTGGTGCGCATGGTGATGCGTAAGGGCGTGCATTTTCGAGCGGGCAAGCTCAATTACGGCGAGATAGGTTGCACCCACGCGGCGGTCGGGCCATTGCTTGCACTGGGATGGGTTGACGACGAATGCCTGCTGGCTTTTGAAGAACTGTTCGCCTTGCTGCAAAAAGGCGAAATCCTCGCTGCGTTCAAGCCTTGGATCGACCAGCCCAAAGGCAAGAAAGCCGACTGGCTGGAAGGGTTGTCGGCGCACTTTACCGACAGCCGCTGCTTTGCCAACTGGTGCCCCGACCTTGCCGACACGTTGTACAGCCTCACGGTGATGGCGCTGTGTGATCGCCTGCGCCTGATGTTCTTTGGCAACCTGCATCAGGACTGGTCCGAGTTCGTCCTGGCTGACCTGGGCATCTACACCTATGAAAAAGTCGAGTTCTGCGCCGAATCCCGTGGCCTGCGCAGCCGTGACGACGTGCATGGGTTTTTGTTCCTGCACCAGTGCCAGCAGGCCTTTGAAGCCGGTGATGCGCTGGAGGAAGTACTGGCACAGGTCGCAACGTTGGAAACGGATAACCCCTGGTTGGAAAAGCGCCGCGCCAAGCTGTTATTCCAGGTGGGTCAATATTGCGAGCGCACGGCCGAATTGGCACTGGCGCAACGCATTTATCGCACCTGCGCCTATCCCGGTGCTCGCTCGCGGCTGATCCGTGTGCTGGAGCGCCAGGAGGACTACGTACACGCCATGGCCCTGGCGAATATCGCCCAGCAGGCCCCGGAGAGCGCCGCCGAACAGCAGCACTTGCTGCGTGTGGTGCCACGCCTGCGACGCAAACTCGGGGAGCCGGCATTGCCCAAGGTCAAGCCACGGCCCGTCACGCGCCTGGACCTGGCCCTCGCGTTACCGGAGCCGTCGATGTCGGTGGAGTATTGCGTGCAGGCACATCTGAGCGAGCCCGATGGGCCGGTGCACTACGTTGAGAACGGCTTGATCAACTCGTTGTTCGGCCTGCTGTGCTGGGACGTGATCTTCGCGCCGCTGCCAGGTTCGTTTTTCCACCCGTTCCAGCGCGGGCCTGCGGATTTGCACAGCGAAGACTTCCACCTGCGCCGCGCACCGCTGTTCGCCGCCTGCTTCGAGCAACTGCAGGACGAGCGCTACAAGACCACCATTCGCCAACGCTATGCCGAAAAGTGGGGCATCCAGTCGCCCTTCGTGTTCTGGCACCTGCTCAGCGAAGAGCTGCTGGAACAGGCCCTGGCCTGCCTGCCCGCTGAACACCTGCGCTACTGGTTCGAGCGGCTGCTGCTGGACATCCGCGCCAACCGTGCCGGCATGCCGGACCTGATCCAGTTCTGGCCCGCGCAAAAGACGTACCGCATGATCGAGGTCAAGGGCCCCGGCGACCGGCTTCAGGACAACCAGTTGCGCTGGCTGGAGTTCTGCGGCGAATACCAGATGCCGGTGACGGTCTGCTATGTGCGCTGGGCAGCGTCCGCTTGA
- a CDS encoding alpha/beta fold hydrolase, with protein MSQQLIHVNGIELSVHIAGPEHGSPIWLLHGFPECWHSWREQIPVLAAAGYRVFAPQMRGYGQSSSPAEVADYDLLTLCGDIQQAMDYFGHGKVVMVGHDWGAVVAWHLALLEPGRVSRLITMSVPFAGRARRPVIEIMRELYADRFNYILYFQEPGVAEQELNADIERTLRLFMQDQDVFLQRKPANATLLEGVAAPGALPQWCSQADLDVYVNTFVAHGFRGPLNWYRNFERNWQRTESLAGKQVLQPTLFLIGDRDPVGVFEAHTLKRMPDSVPHLEQHVLPNCGHWIQNEQGQRVNALMLGFLGRT; from the coding sequence ATGAGCCAGCAACTAATCCACGTCAACGGTATTGAGCTAAGCGTTCACATTGCCGGCCCCGAGCACGGCTCGCCGATTTGGCTGCTGCACGGTTTTCCGGAGTGCTGGCATTCCTGGCGCGAGCAGATTCCTGTCCTGGCGGCGGCGGGCTATCGGGTGTTTGCCCCGCAAATGCGCGGCTACGGCCAGTCAAGTTCGCCGGCCGAGGTCGCCGATTATGATCTGCTGACGTTGTGTGGCGATATCCAGCAGGCCATGGATTACTTTGGCCATGGGAAGGTGGTGATGGTCGGCCACGACTGGGGCGCGGTCGTGGCCTGGCACCTGGCGTTGCTCGAACCTGGGCGCGTCTCGCGCTTGATCACGATGTCGGTGCCTTTTGCCGGGCGTGCGCGGCGGCCGGTGATTGAAATCATGCGCGAGCTGTACGCCGATCGCTTCAACTACATCCTGTATTTCCAGGAACCAGGCGTCGCCGAGCAGGAATTGAACGCCGATATCGAGCGTACCTTGCGCCTGTTCATGCAGGATCAGGATGTGTTCCTGCAAAGGAAACCGGCGAACGCCACGTTGCTTGAAGGCGTTGCGGCCCCCGGTGCCTTGCCGCAATGGTGTTCCCAGGCGGACCTGGACGTCTACGTCAACACCTTCGTCGCGCATGGGTTTCGCGGCCCATTGAACTGGTACCGCAACTTCGAGCGTAACTGGCAACGTACCGAAAGCCTGGCCGGCAAGCAGGTGCTGCAACCTACGCTGTTCCTGATCGGCGACCGTGACCCGGTCGGGGTGTTCGAGGCCCACACGCTCAAGCGCATGCCGGACTCAGTGCCTCACCTTGAGCAGCATGTGCTGCCCAACTGCGGGCACTGGATCCAGAACGAGCAGGGGCAGCGGGTCAACGCGCTGATGCTCGGGTTTCTAGGGAGAACATAA